The DNA segment AGTCTTGTTTTTCTCCATACTTCTGAATTATCTATTTTCCTTCTATAATTTTCTCCACATTCCATGTTAACCCCTATCATTTCCTTCCTTGAATACCTACTAGTAGTTGAATACTAGAATGGTAAATTTACCAAAATggctttaataataatattacgaATTCCCCTCCCGATTGATATCGACATTAATAATATACATTACATTTGTAGAGATCTAGGAAGTAGATCCTAATTTAAATTCACGTTTTGGCTGGTTGTGTTTGACGTAAAAAACGTTATGTATGTAACGACATGATATCAAAGCGCCCTCCCTTTGTAGATATAGGAATACGCGAAAACGGAGTTGTCATAAATGTGCCAGATGACCAACGTGTGCAAGGCAATGACACTGACCTTAAGATAGGGGTGCGATGACGtcaatacataatacatatttctgttttatatCACAACCATTCCAGTTCCTGATGACGTGACCATTTTCACAACAACCAGCGACTCCACATCCATCACTGCACAATGGTCCTACTCTTCTTCATCCACATCCTACACGGGTTTCAGAGTAACTGCGACGCCCTCTACGGGTGCCCAACAATCTACCGTGAATGTTAATTCTTCCGAGTTATCCGCAACGTTGAGCGACCTTTATTCCGGGACGGTGTACAATGTGACTGTTTATGTTCTTAATGAAGATCAGATTAGCACAGGAGTGTCAATGGATTCATTCACATGTAAGTATTCTCTCGATCATCTAAAAGTgttgacctggggcccgtaacacaacaCATAGCAATCATCTTAGAAGAATATATTTACGATAGATTGCATTaaccaaaatatacatgtacaagcaatcctgaaaatcaagcgtacgatctataactaacctttgtgttatagCAATCTAATAGGGCATTGCTACAATGTCAATGGTGTTTAAATTGCCTATCAAAACCATTATTGTCTCCTCGCCCAATTCCAGATGGCCAAGCAAAAGTGTAATCTATAGAAAATTTGAGAGCACAATAATAGGCCTACTCTCACACGAAAAAAGTCTGATGGACTGCAAATTCCGTCTTCTGAAAAGAAGATTAAAGTAAATAATTTGAACCCTTGCACGTGGTTTTGATAAGTTGATTGGATACTACATGGTTCTTGCTACTCTGGTAGACTGGAAGGTTTAATGAAATGACATCTTGGTCCAAATGcttttaattttcatgtcaatAAATTGAtagaaaacagtaaaaaaatataattcctaAAAATTACCTTTTTAAAAATCGAATCCAACAAGATCATAAGCTCACCATTCTGTTGGTGACGAACAAGTTACAGGGAAGTGAAAATTAACGCTCACAGCGCAGCAAGtagatattttcattatcataaaaattacCATGGCTACTTCTATATATCAATCTCACGAATAGATCCCGGATATGTGCCCTGCCTCTTGGCGACCAATGTCGGAAAGGATATAACGATATCGTGGTCAAGTGCCGCTGGCGAGGTCCATGGTTACCGCGTCTGGGCTTACGTCACAGAGAAGACCCAGGAGGACCAAGAGACAGGTGACCCGACCACCCTATCGCATACCTTTACCGGAAAGGACAAGAAGACCTATGCCATTGACATCTACAGTTACGTCTGGGTCAACGGTGTACAGTACTGGAGCTTTCCCATAGAAGCAGATTTTTATCTAGGTACGATTCAGTATAgctacacactaagaaataaaggttcaaaattgaaccccgaaaggttgatgcaaaatcagcaccatATGGGTTCAAGAATTGAACCCCTGGTTTGGGGTTCAAAAACTGAACCTTGCGGTTGGggtcataggcggcggaagcgggggggacgtgtccccccctaaattttaggtggggggacggtccccccctaaatttagtttttgataacctttttttttttttgcttgccaattttttttcctgcgttcccccctaaattcacatGGCCCCCCTTGAAACGTGTGTtttccccccctaaaatttaggttgatgaccttttttttttttttttttttttttttttttttttttttttttgcttgtcaaaaatttttggggcgcttgtcctattttttacatgtgtccatcccaaaatttcaggtagacaccccctaaatttattggcttccgccgccaatggttggggttcatttttgcaccctgcgggttcaaaactgcacccctaaattttaaattgaacccctaggggtgcagttttgaaaccgcagggtgcaaaaataaaaaatgaaccccaaccgcagggttcagtttttgaaccccaaatcaggggttcaatttttgaacccatagggtgctgattttgcatcaacctttcggggttcaattttaaCCTTTATTTTTAGTGTGTATCGTCATAGTTCTATCTAGACATTAGGGAGTTTTTACTTCATGAAGCACCACGGATTTAGGAACATAGGACATAATATTGCCAAATGCCCTTCATGGCAATGAACAACCAAGACGTCTTTGTCGAAATTTGGTGAATCAAACtgcagtttcgtcctggactctggacaatcaacgtatttgcaatttttcgtttGCTCCGTAACTGAGGACGAAACTGCCAATCCAgttcaccaactttcgacaaagacctcccgcGGCTCATTATCAATTGACATGTAATGTCAATACATTTACATTGTACTTGCATCCGTCGTGCGCCACGGAGCGAAAACTATTATTGGTATGTCTCTCCCCCTTCGGGAGAAAGATGAGTGGATGTATTTCATTGATACCGAGGTTATAGTTACGTCTGGTTggtgtttcatagagctgttcgtacgataagagtgactttaagaacgactggtgatcctttcttgtggtaaatggtatacaccattggAGATGGTTAAGCgggtaagaaaggatcaccagtcgttcttaaagtcgctcttaacttacgaacagctttataaaacggcTCCCTGGATCTATGCGATGTGCAGTCTTGAGTGATGCTTCCCCAGAGCAGTACTATCTTTACACATAACCTTACGACTAGTGACAGCAAtacagtcttacaaagagttgtagttgatccaatcaacccaaatatatgcaaatccatcgatgccataatttttttcctacagattttttttaaacaaagagaagcacaccgAATTGTCAAGATAATGATAAATGCGTGAATATTCgtcatatctagattttttttaaaacaaacatacattttagatgttgacgttgcttgCTTTTCCATAGATCtggttgattggatcgatcgcacctctttgtaagacgggaccctgtACTCGTGCTCAGTGAAATATACAtgcatctcttttctttttgaattatgaaatcaGAAGTGCATTTTCACCAAACcctaaaataatgacaaataaagaGCTTTGCATTCAGAAGCTGATTACTACAAGAAATTACAGCAAAGATAACATTGAAATTTAGATGACTGGACTAAAAATTATCGGCATCCTATAACCGGTGTTAATCACGGGTAAAGTGATGTCAAAGACCATGCCTAAGACAATTTCAATCTATGCCTTTGCCACTGACTTAAACTTATATATTTCTGATTTATGATAGACGATTTAAGTTTCCTGAAGTATTGTGTTTCCTGTTGGTTAGTAGAATGTCAAGGGtcaaaatatgttgatttggCATTTCATGgtcatctgttttttttaaagataagaaTGAACAAAACGAAGTGAACGTAGGGTCTTATCCGTGAACTGCTGTAACTCCTGCACCGATCACCACGACTTCCTCGCCTGCCACAAACACGACGACATACTGCCCAGTTGTAGATATCTACACTACAACTTTGCCAACAACAACTGGTGCCCCGTCAACTCTGCAAACTACAACAGAAGTAACAACAACGATGACTACCACTTATCTTACGACTACAGCATTTCAGACAACAGCAAACCCAACATCAACCGCAGTGATGACTACCTTCCCTACAACAGTTGCTCAGACAAGTACAAAACCAGCAACGACCTTACTCGTTACCAAAGTCCTTACAACTCTACAGACGACCCATCCTCCTCTAACTACCCTTAAAACTACTAGTGCCTCTACAACAGATATGCAGACGTCCACAAATCCTACGACAAGTACACCTTCTCCTACAACTACTTTTCACAGTTCGACTGACCCTACAACATACCCTTCAACAACCCTTCAGACAACAACCAATCCTACGAAGAGCATTCCGACAACGCTTGGATTTACCAGAGCGGTTGAGACATCAAATGCCCTTACCTCAGCTCCTCAGACTCCTTCTAACAGTTCTGATCCCCAAACAGTCACTAAATCAAGCGCAGCGCCCTCTACAGTAGAAACTATGACACCATTAGTGGAAACTGGCATCTTCACTGACATCTTGGAGTCTACGCAAGACACATCATCCATCGAAACAAACGTCAATACATGCAACTCATCTGAAGTGGTTTTGAATTCGGAAGGTTAGATAATACATCCACCTATTATGCATAAACCTGTGACTCTAATCCGATATCGTAAATCAGTCTCTAAATTTTCGGTTACCTGATAGATACATAAAACAGAGTCTTTGCTAATCCTTCAGAACATTCACAGCAATGGAACCGACtgatgtcattggaaataacttTTTAGAAATAGTCGGCCGgaagtcggtttcgttggtgtcaGCTTGATATTTGTCTTTTGTTTCCCAATGATCTGATAAAACATCACACATCCTTAGTTGATATGCCTccgaaaatctgaaaatatctAGATCTTAATATGCAAAATATGACACTCCTCTTCTCAACACTTGCCCGCCCCATGAAATAAGGATGTGGGCCtgtggaacatttttttttttggggggggggaggtgaccATAACCCCCAGAAAATCACATTCAGTTTGTAATTTTTGCGTTTTTGCCCacgtttattaaaaaaaggatgtgtgtgtgtgtggggggggggtgggctcaGCCGCCAGCCCCTGTGTAATATCAAGAGGGAATTAAGAAATAATATAGTAAAATAGATGAGACCACGAGTAGGCCTGCATAATTTATAAGTAGTATTCGGTTTGGGATAGTTTCACTGTGAAATCTCAgcaattgaaaataataatttgtccATGTGTGTGTACGTGTTTTAATCATTATTGCAGATTATATTGCTCTTATACCTAACGAAAAGGCAAACTTCACTCAGGGTGTGATCTCCGATTTGATTTACTTCATGAACGAGGTAACCCTACTACATAAATCTTTAATTGAAGTAAGGTATGACGCATTTAGCAGACGACATTTGTCTCGATTTAAATAGCTAtgtttaaatgatttttattcataGTCTTTAAGGTTTGAATCTAAGCCGTTAATATGTATTagatttaaataattatgataacaatagtaataataatttatataattttatatgaaatcCTCTGAGATCCAGTACTGATATAGGGATCTGTCATATCCAGTGCACTTCATATTTTATGAGCAATTTCTATTAGATAAGACGTAGATGGTGTCGTCCAGCATTAACGAAATCTCACTCACActaccctttaaaaaaatgatcttcTTTGCAAAGACCCGGGACGAGGAGACAGTCTACTCTTACATGGAGACGGTCTGGCCTTCCCTGTTTGGTCCAAATTGCCAGCCCATCGCACCAATCAGGTCCAGGTCTACTCCTTTCATGATCGAAGTAATGGGCGCAACCTTAATGGAGCATCTTCTCAACGTTACGAACGAGACTCTAAATCTTACGTTCTACGATGTCGGCATTGTCAAAGGTATGCAATTCTTTTTTCTTAAGTCAAATAATTGACTCAATTCTTACTGCTTTCTAACATCCCAATATAATTGTCCGTTACTGCTTATCAATCCGTGGTGAATAACGTGGTTAAGGCCTATGTTGATTGagataaacataataataatgataaacatactaataataataatgatgttgatgataataataaacatgacaataatgatgatgacgagggtGATAAAGATGGTGATATGGTAacaaatataatgataaaaaaatgatgatcaaTGTAAATGGTAAAAGTATTACGCCTACCAATAAGCCTAATATTAACAGTTCTCATAATTATCGTAATACAAATATTCAAGGTGAGACTACACCTTTGGAGTTCGGTGTTAATATCAAAAGGATTTGTGGAGCTACATCCGAGTATGTCTACCGTATCAATTTAgaatagaaaaacaaattaacaaaatgcaataaattagaatataaatatatgaaatacgGATAGATTGCGGCTAGAAGGCAGAATTGCAAGTATCCTTCCGGAAAAAATAAATCGCATCGAAATTACATGCCAGTTCAAGCTAAAATTCTGGTAATAACTACCTTTTGATGAACACGGTAAAGGAGCATCTTCACCCCCATGTCTCCTGTCAAATTGATGCGTGTGTTTTTTTGCCAGAAGCGTGTTTATCATGTTGTTTGCCTTAACATTGTTGAACTATGTCctcatgaaactttttaccagAATTTCGAATGATTGTCAACCTTGCTGTTAATGACAGCGACGTCAACATGATGTTTGGCGAAATAAGTGATACCTTTGTGGAGATTCCTACGGCTGCCCTAAGAAATGGTGAGAATTGTCAATAAAACTGTGCAAAAATTGTTTactacttgtttaaaaaaagatggtTTCAAATTACGCTTCGTAAATGACTAAATGACATGTTACTGTAGTAGAGTGTGATGGCGAAGAAGAATTCAATATAAGGACACAGAAGAGGGATGGGAGGATGGGGAGGAAGAGTGcgaaggaggagggggagaacaaaaagaagaagacgacgagacgacgaagaagaagaaaaagaaaagagaaaactaTTGAGTGCTGAAAATATGAAACTCCCCACAGCATCTTCGTTAGATATGAACTTCTCCTCCGTCTTTTTTCAACGTATagacacacatacacacactcaccctcacacacacacacacacacacacacacacacacatatatatatatatatatatatatatatatatatatatatatatatatataggtaagCAAGTTAGTAGTGATAAACTACAATATCTAATAGTGCTCGACTGTGTAGGACCTGagtataaataatttattggttGGATTGCTTTACTAAGCTGGTCGTACAGACTGTTTCACCCGAAGGATCATCAGCGACTGATGAACCTTCTgaattgaattatatatatatatatatatatatatatatatatatatatatatatatatatatatatatatatatataaatataatcacAAATGATTAAGTAAATGCCGtagatgtgacaaaaaaagaattcaaaatccgtttctgaaacagtcgtgaaaaacacgtcTGTGCTATATATCTTCGTGAATGTCACAAATTTGAATGTCGCAGATATTTAATTTATATTAATCTATGAATGACTCTAGTCTCTATCCACTGCATGTGCGCGATCTTGTAATATTCACACTCATCCCGCAGTCACACAGACAAATCCGAAACCTGACCGATCAAATATATTACGTTATATTCAGTGGCATTAACTCGGCCGACTTGGTATCATATTCTCTAAATGCGAAAGAGCTCAGTAATCTAGTCCCCAATCAGACTCCTCCTCAGGGCTCTGGGAACGATCTTGTTTTATTTGGGGTgctgatgaaaatttgaaaataaaaagatttcatAGCATAATGGAGCTCAAATTTGGTCCcgagaaataaattgaaaagaaaggaaaacaagGTTTTGCATTAAAGAGAGTAAGTGTGACTGTATTATTGTAGCGAAATGACCCCTTCACACCGACCACgcgaacttttttttataaacaagtgCAAACCTAGTTACCAAcaatgcatacagcatttccatttatttgaaagcaggataaaagagcattgtatattaaatgccttgctcaagtgcataggtgccgcggacggggatcgaaccccggactttccatgtatagccaggcgccttagaccactcggccacggcacctcctaAACGAACGACTTGGAATGATTATCGATCACACCCATAACGTTATATCGAATGGTGTACTATCATTCGGTTTCGCTGGTGTGGCTGTCCCATAAAGCAGGCACAGTTGAAATCCAAGcttatacactgttagaaaatttatccttaaaataaaagaagttcctgcaggagagtctcgagaacacctgtaatctaccagattgcgtaatcctATAGGAAATTGGCATTTGGTGTAtgaaaccttacaaatttcctttaagaAAGCACCCTTTtctcctgttttatgaatttacagaatgattctgttattgctttccgcaaatttttttctttttttccctgtaaaatcagggtttttaaCAGTGTGTATCTTTTACAGGCGATTGCTGTAAAGCTTTGATGTTCATCCTATACAATGAACCACCTTTAGATGAGAGAAAGAATCAGTGTGCGGACCTGTAAGtctttacttttttatttgtagCTAAATGATAAAGTGATAAATTCTTACGGTTTAATGTTACACTGTAATTTTAGGCATCTGTTCGTCTCCGAAGGCGATGTTGGAGAGCTAGTGTTAcatgtaataacacatataggtgttgAACTAAAAAACTGAACACCGTAATGAAAAGACTTGTATTATCAGGCCCCTACACTGtcacaaaatattgggtaaaacttTAATCAGCacaagggtaattatgtgtccaaccaatttggggcagtatttattattttttttatcccaaTGCGGAAAGCACATTGTCAAGAAAGGTTAAAACAATAAACAGCAAGTACTTTAGAATGGGccaaaaaatttcatcacactggataaataaaaataccccccaaaaatgcccaatgttgtttggacacataattaccctcatagAGTATTTTTACCTTATAATTTTTAGAATGTACCCCATGTAAGACattattaatacaaaatttaGATAGCAGAGTCTATAGTGTATACCTTTAGATATTTCTTAGTAAACTATTAATATTCTTACTTCAGTATTGAATTCAATCACAATTCCAACACTTTTCTAAATAAATATAAGTTTCCTTTTAGGTTGTACATTAATTCATATgctcattttcatttatatcattGAATGAATTCAGACAAGAACATGATgaagttgtattttttttcttctggaaataaattgaaattgaatttgaaatcagGCGAGTAATTATTGCTCTATTTACCCCTCCTCCACATCCCTCCTCCTCcactcctctttctctctctctccttttctgcCTTTCCACCCCtcccctatctctctctctctttgtatCACGTGTTATCCCCAGTGATCAACAGGGTCAATGTGAGGGATATGATATTCTGATCGGCGATTTTATCACTCTGGAGATTTTCCCGCCCAATCCCGACCCATTTCCCGCTCCTGTCGTGTTTCATTTCACACCGGAACGAGTAGTTGTAAGTACACGTGGACAAATTTTCTGCTCTTTATTTACATCGATAATTGTTTTGTTAATTATTTTAGCTAGTTAGCACactgaaaatataatttgtcctgacatttcttttaaaaaagatgaaaataaataaatcacccTTTAGTAATGTTAAGTAATTTTGAAGGCTCATTGCAATTTAAAGGTAAAGTACCCGGATTCAAGGGATCGCCGTTGGTCGGTTTTGTTACGTGCTGTACTCGCCGCCATCTTCATTACGAAGATCATTTACAAAATTTGCATACGGCTGTCAATCATTAGCCAGTCGCAAAGCACATACACGCACATGCACGGTAAGTTATAACGTCTTTGCACGGTACACACAGGCTGCTGTGCTTTTGCCTGCATCAGGCGCGCTGGCCCAAACATTTGCTGACGTCACTTCAACAAGCAGAAGGGGGCGGAGTCAATCACGCCGAAGCATACGCGAACTGAGAGTTGTCAGAGTTCGGGCCGGTTCTGGCAATCAGTCTAAAAAAAGTAACATACAAAGTAACGTACGTTCATCTCAATTGGAAGTAGGTGCCTTCCGCAGCTCGTACGTATTCCAACAGCGCCCTCCCGAATCTTCGGAACGTATACCTTTAAATGAAGTAGCCACGGCCACTTTGGATAGTGTTGGCTCAATTCATGGACTAAAGCAGTCAATGATTCATCATCTTGGGTTCATAATATTATCAACAGATTAATTGTATTTGATAAATAGATCACACGTTCAGCTTGCCCTGGTTGATACGAATAACTGATTCGTGATTTTAATGTCTTTTCTGTTCTCTCCCTCTTACAAAATCTTGTTTTCAGACATTCCCAAACGAGACAGTGTGTGTATGGCTAGACGAGGAAGCGATGTAAGTTGTTTGACAATTACAATAAATGTAATTGACATTGTGTCCATTACAAGGGCTAGACACATATGCTGCAAGtaatatgtggagcgttgtggcccagtggattagtctccggactttgaaacagagggccaTGGGTtaaaatcccagccatggcgtagtttccttcagcaagaaattcatccacattgtgctgcactcaacccaggtgaggtgaatgggtaactggcaggaatttattctttgaaatgcgtgtgcgctgtaatctgaGTAATTAtggctgccaagctacagctggggtaataatattcaAGTCTACTGGAAGCGAATAGAGACATTATTGATAATGTTATATGCGTTATTactgtaaattattattttatttcattattttgaatattagtGTTTCACATAGTTTGTGACTCGTTACTTTATCTTGGAAGTTTTAAAAGTAGTGTTAGAAATGTATTCGCTGTAAAGTAAGATAATTGACATGGAAATGGTTTCGCGGTACAGGCCTACCATCATCGTGATCATGACCCTCATGGTCGTCATCGTAGTTGTCATcagtcatcattatcactatcacgagcatcaccatcacaacgtcgtcattatcatcaatatgagcatcatcatcatcaacattaacatcactatcattatgatgatgttgatcatcatcatatgtggagcgttgtggcccagtggattagtcttcggacattgaaacagagggtcgtgggttcgaatcccagccatggcgtaatttccttcggcaagaaattcatccacattgtgtgttgcactcgacccaggtgaggaaaataggtacctggcaggaatttattacTTGAAATGCCATCGCGCTGTAAAAAGCTGCGATGCTGAAGCCAAGGTAATAATTAGTTAATCcaattaagcgcatagggacgcatttggcagtgatatgcgctatataaacatgttggtattattattattatcatgatgatgatgatgatgattcatcgtcactatcatcattatcatcatcatcatcatcatcattatcaccaccattatcatcaccattatcctTCCTCTCATATTTTTTCATACGTACTAGTAACCATGACAACAACATCTGGAGAACGAGTGGGTGTGTCACCATCAACGGAACGGAATCCGGAACCAGATGCGAATGTGACCATCTGACTAGCTTTAGTATTCTTATGAAAGTCACCGAATATGAGGTAGGAACTTCAAACAAATGGGTACAATTAAATAAGAAACTGAAGACATACGGTTATTAAGGAATATGAATAAAGCCAACGGTGAATAATAGAAACCTGTCTCAATTTAGAAAACGAATTAGCATACTTAATTAtgatcagggctccgtaacacaaaggtttgcgatgaattgcaagtatgaaagaaccgcaccgATTGGCTCCctgtcagtattttaaacagagcGCGCGTGCAACGacgatcttgattggtcattggtatttagcgattgattgcaaacctttgtgttacgaagctccggacaggttgactgtccactcctgaagacggacagtcaacctgtccgaaacgtcgaatCTCTCTACtaatcatctctactcgccgactcaagccagcatctcctaatcagctctactactcaagctgttctcactcaacattccttctggtttacagtcgtTTTCAGGgctactttcaagaaagaatactcttctctcaaatctccactttctcgcctatccatttcttctcttctatccactgtttatataacactccacatggtgtaccgtaaactacatcagcaattatcttttttaagGATCCATTTGTCAAGATTATTTTATCTATCTCGTAACCTGTTTTTTATTAATTCGTGACATTATTCCGTGATGTATtgaattattcatattcattcgttgattatcaattttattttcagataCCAGAGATTCATGGAAAAGCCTTGTCT comes from the Lytechinus variegatus isolate NC3 chromosome 9, Lvar_3.0, whole genome shotgun sequence genome and includes:
- the LOC121421993 gene encoding fibronectin-like — its product is MATLETPLIGLISCETFLQFICEAPIIYDVPDDVTIFTTTSDSTSITAQWSYSSSSTSYTGFRVTATPSTGAQQSTVNVNSSELSATLSDLYSGTVYNVTVYVLNEDQISTGVSMDSFTYPGYVPCLLATNVGKDITISWSSAAGEVHGYRVWAYVTEKTQEDQETGDPTTLSHTFTGKDKKTYAIDIYSYVWVNGVQYWSFPIEADFYLDKNEQNEVNVGSYP
- the LOC121421994 gene encoding cell wall protein DAN4-like, whose product is MTTTYLTTTAFQTTANPTSTAVMTTFPTTVAQTSTKPATTLLVTKVLTTLQTTHPPLTTLKTTSASTTDMQTSTNPTTSTPSPTTTFHSSTDPTTYPSTTLQTTTNPTKSIPTTLGFTRAVETSNALTSAPQTPSNSSDPQTSTQDTSSIETNVNTCNSSEVVLNSEG